In Candidatus Methylomirabilota bacterium, the sequence CGGCTCCTCGTCGCTGGCCTTTGCCCAGGCTGCCGGCAAGGGGCCCGAGCCGAAGCTCGGCGGGCAACTCATCGGCAAGCTGGAGGGGCCCGAGCTGATCCTGGACCCGGCCAAGTGGCCGAAAAAGTTCAGCGAGGCGCCGATGCTGGCCGAGCTGGTCAAGGCGGGCAAGCTGCCGCCCGTCGACCAGCGCGTGCCGGCCGAGCCGCTCGTCATCAAGCCCGTCCACTCGATCGGCCGATACGGCGGGACGTGGCGGCGGGGCTTCACCGGGCCCGGCGACAGCGAGAACGGCAACCGCATCGTCTCCGCGGACAAGCTCCTGTTCTGGGAGTACACGGGCACGAAGGTCATGCCGTCCGTCGCGCGGCAGTGGCTTCTGGCTGACGACGGGAAATCGGTGACCCTGTACCTCCGCAAGGGGCACAAGTGGTCGGACGGCAAGCCGTTCACCGCGGACGACTTCGTGTTCTGGTACGAGGACGTCTACCTCAACAAGGAGCTCGTCCCCACGCCGCACCCGGATTTCATGATCAACGGCAAGTCCGGGGTCATCAAGAAGGTCGACGGGACGACCGTCCTGTTCGAGTTCCCGGAGCCGAACTACCTGTTCCTCGACATCCTGGCCGGGAGCACGGCCATGGGCGGGGGCCAGGCGCTCTGGCAGATGGACGGCCGCACCATGGGCGCCTACATGCCCGCCCACTACATCAAGCAGTTCCACCCGAAGTACTCGTCCAAGGACGAGGTCGACCGGAAGGCCAAGGCGGCCGGCTTCGACGGCTGGATCGCCTACATCAAGAACCGGTGGGACTGGCGCCTCAACCCCGAGCTGCCGGTCCTGACTCCCTGGAAGACGGTGACCCCCATCAACAACCCCACCTGGGCGATGGAGCGGAACCCGTACTTCTACGAGGTGGATACGGCGGGGAACCAGCTCCCGTACATCGACCGGCTCCAGATGACCCTGGCCGAGAACCTCGAGGTGCTGAATCTCCGGGCCATCGGCGGCCAGTACGACCTCCAGGAACGCCACACCGCGATGACGAAGCTCCCGGTGTTCCTCGAGAACCGGGACAAGATCGGGTACGACGTCCGGCTCGACCCCGCCCTGAACGGCTCCGACGCCACCCTCCAGACGAACCAGGCCTACGACGCGGATCCCGAGGTCGCCAAGTGGCTCCACACCGCCGATTTCCGGCGGGCGCTCTCGATGGGGATCGACCGGGACCAGCTCAACGAGACGTTCTGGCTCGGGATCGGAGTGCCCGGCTCCACCGCCCCCAGCGAGACCACGCCGTACAACCCGGGGCCGGAGTGGCGGAAGAAGTGGTCGACCCTCGACGTCAAGCAGGCCAACGCGCTCCTCGACAAGGTCGGTCTCTCGAAGAAGGACGGGGAGGGCTATCGCCTGCGGGCCGATGGCAAGGGCCGGCTCCGGATCGAGCTCTTGACCTCGGCCGGAGCCTTCATCCCCCACGCCCAGATCGCCGAGATGATCAAGGAGCAGTGGAAGAAGATCGGGATCCAGGCCGACGTCAAGGAAGTCGAGCGGAGTCTCTACTTCACCCGCATCCGGGGCAACGAGCACCAGATCGCCATCTGGGCGAACGATGGCACCGAGCTCCTCTACCTGTTCCCCCGACACGGCCTGCCGGTAGACCCTGCCGAGGCTCACCTCGGGCACCCCATCGCCGCCTGGTACGCCTCGGGCGGCAAGCAGGGAAAGAAGCCGGAAGATCCCCAGCTCCTCAAGGCCCTCGAGCTGTTCCGCACGGCGAACGGACAGAAGCTGCCCGAACGTATCAAGATCGCCCAGGAGATCTTCAAGATCATGGTCGACGGGCAATACTCCATCGGGACGGTCGGCCAGTCGCCGGCGACGATGGGCGTCCGGATCGTGAGTCGGAAGATGGGGAACATCCCGTCGAGGCAGATCAACGCCCAGCACTGCCGGACGCCGGGGACGTCCCAGCCGTCGACCTTCTATTTCAAGGCGTAGTGGGTCCTCGACTCTCTCCTTCACCCTCCACCCTCTCCCCCGCTTGGGGGGAGAGGGCAGGGTGAGGGGCGGCTAGCCTCAGATGCTCGCCTACCTCGTCGGCCGGCTGATCCTCGCCATCCTGACCATCTGGGCGATTTCCGTCCTCTCGTTCGTCATCATCCAGCTGCCGCCGGGCGACTACATCACGTCGTACATCGCCCAGATGTCCGCCTCGGGCGGATTCGTCTCGGAGCAGGAGGTGGAGGCCCTCCGCCGGGAGTATGGCCTCGACCAGCCCATGTGGATCCAGTACCTCCGGTGGATGAAGCTCGTGATGCAGGGCCGGTTCGGCATGGCGCTGGAGTGGAAGCGCCCCGTGTCGGAGGTCATCGGGGACCGGCTCTGGCTCACGATGGTCGTCTCGGTGGCGGCGATCATCCTCACCTGGGCGCTGGCGCTCCCGATCGGCATCTACTCCGCCGTCCGGCAGTACTCCGCCGGCGACTACGCGGCGACCCTGGTGGGGTTCATCGGGCTGGCCATTCCGAGCTTCATGCTGGCCCTGGTCCTCATGTACCTGGGCTTCACCCTGTTCGGGGCCAACATCGGAGGCCTCTTCTCCGACGAGTTCGTCGAGGCGCCCTGGAGCCTGGCCAAGGCCTGGGACCTCGCCAAGCACCTTCCACTGCCCGCGCTCATCCTGGGTCTGGCCGGGACCGCCCAGCTCATCCGCATCATGCGGGCCAACCTGCTCGACGAGCTCCGGAAGCCCTACGTCGTCACCGCCCGGGCCCGGGGGCTCGCCGAGCACCGGGTGATCCTCAAGTACCCGGTGCGGGTGGCCCTCAACCCGTTCGCCAGCACGGTCGGGTACCTCCTGCCGTACGTGGTGTCGGGCAGCATCATCGTGTCGCTCGTGCTGAGCCTGCCGACGGTGGGGCCGCTCCTCCTCAAGGCCCTGGTCGCCCAGGACATGTTCCTGGCCGGGACCATCGTGCTGCTGCTGGGGGTCATGACGGTCATCGGGACCTTCGTCTCGGACCTCCTGCTCATGTGGATCGACCCCCGGATCCGGTTCGAGAGCAGAAAGTGAGAGCGGCGCTCGCGGTCGACGAAGCGGACCTGAAAGCCCCCGGTGTCGCCCGCGTCGCCGAGGAGCGCATCGCGGTCGCCACCCAGTGGCAGCTCATGTGGTGGCGCTTCCGGCGGCACCGCCTGGCCATGGCCGGCACCGTGGTCGTCGTGCTGGCCTACCTGGTCGTGGTGTTCGCGGACTTCCTGGCCTACTCGAACCCGCTGGCGTCCGAGGCCCAGCGCTCCCTGCTGCCGCCTCAGGGCATTCGATGGTTCGACGACGGCCGCTTCCATCCGCACGTCCACGGGCTCACGGGCCGGCGCGATCCCGCCACGCTCAAGCGCGTGTACACGCCGGACCCCACGCAGAAGATCCCGGTGCGCCTGCTCGTCCACGGCTTCGAGTACCGGCTGTTCGGCCTGATCCCGACCGACCGGCACCTCCTGGGGGTCGAAGGCGCGGACGCGGAGGCGACGCTCTTCCTCCTGGGCACCGACGACCAGGGGCGCGACCTGTGGTCCCGCCTCATGTATGCAACCCGGGCGTCGCTGACCATCGGGCTCGCCGGCGTGGCGCTGAGCCTCGTGCTGGGCGTCCTCCTGGGCGGCATCTCGGGCCTGTACGGTGGGGCGATCGACACGCTGATCCAGCGCGCCATCGAGATCCTCCGGTCGATCCCCACCATCCCGCTCTGGATGGGGCTGGCGGCCGCCTTGCCCAACGACTGGTCCGTCGTGCAGATCTACTTCGCGATCACCGTCATCATCTCGCTGGTCGGGTGGACGGAGCTGGCGCGGGTGGTCCGCGGCCGGTTCCTCTCCCTCCGGGAAGAGGACTTCGTGATGGCCGCCGAGCTGGCCGGGAGCAGCCGGGCCCGGATCATCGTGAGCCATCTGATCCCGTCGTTCCTGAGTCACATCATCGCGGCGACCACGCTGGCCATTCCGGCCATGATCATCAGCGAGACGTCGCTGTCCTTCCTCGGTCTCGGCCTCCGCCCGCCGGCCATCAGCTGGGGCGTGCTCCTCCAGCAGGCCCAGAACATCCAGTCGCTGGCCATCTCGCCCTGGCTCCTGCTGCCGGCCGTGCCCGTCACCATCGTGATCCTGGCCTTCAACTTCATGGGAGACGGCCTGCGCGACGCGGCCGACCCGTATGGCCAGTAATTTCGGAGGGGGGCCTGGCTCCCCTCCGATGCCTCCCCCCGGGTGGCGCCGGCAACGCCGGCGCTCGGAGCGCCTCGTCCGGGGTCGTGAGGTCGTGCTTCGCGTGGCCGTGGCGCGTGGGCTCGACGGGATTCGGAAGCGGAGCTAGGCGTGGGGGGGGTCCAGCCGATCCTCGAGGTGCGGGATCTGAGCACCTACTTCTTCCAGGACGAGGGGACGGTCAAGGCGGTCGACGGCGTCAGCTTCGACGTCCAGCCGGGCCGGACGCTCGGGATCGTCGGGGAATCGGGGTGCGGCAAGAGCGTGACCGCCCGCTCCATCCTCAGGATCGTGGAGCGGCCGGGCCGGATCGTGCGGGGCTCGATCCGGCTGCGGCGGCCGTCGCCGGCCGGGCCGGGGCGCCCTATGCCGGAGATCGACCTCGTCGCGCTCGACCCGAAGGGCGCCGAGATGCGCCACATCCGCGGCGGAGACATCGCGCTCATCTTCCAGGAACCGATGACCTCGTTCAGTCCCGTCCACACGATCGGAAACCAGATGACCGAAACGATCCGCCTCCACCAGGGCGCCGGCAAGGCCGAGGCGCGGGAGAAGGCGATCGAGACGCTGCGCCTGGTGGGCGTCCCCAGGCCGGAGCGGCGCGTCGATGAGTACGCCTTCCAGCTCAGCGGCGGGCTCCGGCAGCGGGCCATGATCGCACTGGCCCTGTCCTGCGGCCCCCGGATCCTCATCGCCGACGAGCCGACGACGGCCCTGGACGTCACCACCCAGGCCCAGATCCTGGACCTGCTGCGCTCCCTCCAGGCCAAGGAGAACATGGCCATCATCCTCATCACGCACAACCTCGGCGTGGTGGCCGAGATGTGCGACGAAGTCGCCGTGATGTACCTCGGGCGCATCGCGGAGGCCGGGCCGGTCGACGCCATCTTCCACGCCCCGCGGCACCCCTACACGCGGGCGCTCCTCCGCTCCATTCCCAGCATTCAGGCCCCGGTGCGCACGCGATTGCCGACCATCGCCGGGTCGATCCCGCACCCCTACAACCGTCCCGCCGGGTGCCCGTTCCACCCGCGCTGCCCCGACTTCATGCCAGGGACCTGTGACCGCGGGGAGCCGAGCTTGCGTCGCCTGGCCGCCGAGCAGGACGTGAGCTGCTTCCTCTATCCCTGATCGGGCACGGCATGGTGACCGGAGCGAACGGGACACGCCTGCTGGACGTCAAGAGCCTGCGGAAGTTCTTCCCGATCCAGCGTGGCCTCCTGCGTCGCGTGGTGGGGCAGGTCCGCGCCGTGGACGACGTGAGCTTCCACGTGGAGAAGGGCGAGACGCTGTCGCTGGTAGGGGAATCGGGCTGCGGGAAGACCACGACGGCGCGCTGCATCCTGCGGGCGCTGACTCCCACGGCGGGCGAGATCCGGTTCCGGACCGACGACGGCGCCGTGCTCGACGTCGCCACTCTGCCGAAGAGTCGGCTCCGCCCGCTGCGGCGCCAGATGCAGATGATCTTCCAGGATCCCTACTCCTCGCTGAATCCCCGGCGAACGTTGGCGGACATCGTGGCCGAGCCGCTGGTGGCCAATCGGATCGGCACCCGGCGGGAGCGGGGCGAGCGGGTCGCCGAGCTGCTGCGGCTGGTCGGGCTCCGGCCCGAGTACATGAGCCGGTACCCCCACGCCTTCAGCGGCGGCCAGCGCCAGCGGGTCGGCATCGCCCGCGCGCTCGCGCTGAGCCCGAGCCTCGTCG encodes:
- a CDS encoding ABC transporter substrate-binding protein, with amino-acid sequence MSAKRKGVTRRDFLRDAALATGVAALAGSSSLAFAQAAGKGPEPKLGGQLIGKLEGPELILDPAKWPKKFSEAPMLAELVKAGKLPPVDQRVPAEPLVIKPVHSIGRYGGTWRRGFTGPGDSENGNRIVSADKLLFWEYTGTKVMPSVARQWLLADDGKSVTLYLRKGHKWSDGKPFTADDFVFWYEDVYLNKELVPTPHPDFMINGKSGVIKKVDGTTVLFEFPEPNYLFLDILAGSTAMGGGQALWQMDGRTMGAYMPAHYIKQFHPKYSSKDEVDRKAKAAGFDGWIAYIKNRWDWRLNPELPVLTPWKTVTPINNPTWAMERNPYFYEVDTAGNQLPYIDRLQMTLAENLEVLNLRAIGGQYDLQERHTAMTKLPVFLENRDKIGYDVRLDPALNGSDATLQTNQAYDADPEVAKWLHTADFRRALSMGIDRDQLNETFWLGIGVPGSTAPSETTPYNPGPEWRKKWSTLDVKQANALLDKVGLSKKDGEGYRLRADGKGRLRIELLTSAGAFIPHAQIAEMIKEQWKKIGIQADVKEVERSLYFTRIRGNEHQIAIWANDGTELLYLFPRHGLPVDPAEAHLGHPIAAWYASGGKQGKKPEDPQLLKALELFRTANGQKLPERIKIAQEIFKIMVDGQYSIGTVGQSPATMGVRIVSRKMGNIPSRQINAQHCRTPGTSQPSTFYFKA
- a CDS encoding ABC transporter permease is translated as MLAYLVGRLILAILTIWAISVLSFVIIQLPPGDYITSYIAQMSASGGFVSEQEVEALRREYGLDQPMWIQYLRWMKLVMQGRFGMALEWKRPVSEVIGDRLWLTMVVSVAAIILTWALALPIGIYSAVRQYSAGDYAATLVGFIGLAIPSFMLALVLMYLGFTLFGANIGGLFSDEFVEAPWSLAKAWDLAKHLPLPALILGLAGTAQLIRIMRANLLDELRKPYVVTARARGLAEHRVILKYPVRVALNPFASTVGYLLPYVVSGSIIVSLVLSLPTVGPLLLKALVAQDMFLAGTIVLLLGVMTVIGTFVSDLLLMWIDPRIRFESRK
- a CDS encoding ABC transporter permease, which encodes MRAALAVDEADLKAPGVARVAEERIAVATQWQLMWWRFRRHRLAMAGTVVVVLAYLVVVFADFLAYSNPLASEAQRSLLPPQGIRWFDDGRFHPHVHGLTGRRDPATLKRVYTPDPTQKIPVRLLVHGFEYRLFGLIPTDRHLLGVEGADAEATLFLLGTDDQGRDLWSRLMYATRASLTIGLAGVALSLVLGVLLGGISGLYGGAIDTLIQRAIEILRSIPTIPLWMGLAAALPNDWSVVQIYFAITVIISLVGWTELARVVRGRFLSLREEDFVMAAELAGSSRARIIVSHLIPSFLSHIIAATTLAIPAMIISETSLSFLGLGLRPPAISWGVLLQQAQNIQSLAISPWLLLPAVPVTIVILAFNFMGDGLRDAADPYGQ
- a CDS encoding ABC transporter ATP-binding protein, which translates into the protein MGGVQPILEVRDLSTYFFQDEGTVKAVDGVSFDVQPGRTLGIVGESGCGKSVTARSILRIVERPGRIVRGSIRLRRPSPAGPGRPMPEIDLVALDPKGAEMRHIRGGDIALIFQEPMTSFSPVHTIGNQMTETIRLHQGAGKAEAREKAIETLRLVGVPRPERRVDEYAFQLSGGLRQRAMIALALSCGPRILIADEPTTALDVTTQAQILDLLRSLQAKENMAIILITHNLGVVAEMCDEVAVMYLGRIAEAGPVDAIFHAPRHPYTRALLRSIPSIQAPVRTRLPTIAGSIPHPYNRPAGCPFHPRCPDFMPGTCDRGEPSLRRLAAEQDVSCFLYP
- a CDS encoding dipeptide ABC transporter ATP-binding protein, whose protein sequence is MVTGANGTRLLDVKSLRKFFPIQRGLLRRVVGQVRAVDDVSFHVEKGETLSLVGESGCGKTTTARCILRALTPTAGEIRFRTDDGAVLDVATLPKSRLRPLRRQMQMIFQDPYSSLNPRRTLADIVAEPLVANRIGTRRERGERVAELLRLVGLRPEYMSRYPHAFSGGQRQRVGIARALALSPSLVVADEPVSALDVSVQAQILNLMLDLQGQLGLTYLFVAHDLSVVKHVSDRVAVMYVGQIVEVADTETLFVTPRHPYTEALLSAVPKPDPRLRSQRIVLEGEVADPAHPPAGCYFHPRCRFATDVCRTLAPGLREIAPGHLVRCHRAEEIVLKGVAD